The Chloroflexi bacterium ADurb.Bin180 genome segment CCAGCGTGCCCAGCCCCGAAAAGAACTCGACCAGCGGCTGAAATGCGGCCATCAACCGCAGTGCATGCAAGTTCGAGTCGCGGTAGCGCACGATGTGCCCGAGGATACGCGTGGCCTGTGTGTCCTCACGGGTAAAGGCCTGTATCTCACGGATGCCGGACAGGTTATCGTTGAGCACGGCGTTGAGTTCGCCCAGCTCCACCTGCCGCTGCCTGAAGGCCGGCCGCACGTACCTGCCGTAGCCCCGCATCGCTACCACGATCAGCGGAATGGGCGCCATGCTCAGGAGGGCCAGCGTCGGGCTGACGCGCGTCAGCACAACCGTGACCCCCACCAGCATGAGCACGTTCACTGCTACATCAGGCACTGCGTGAGCCATCAACTGCTCGATCAGATCCGAGTCGTTGACCACCCGTGACATGAGCTGCCCGGTCTGCTTGTCTTCGTAGAACGATGGCGAGAGCTGCTGTAAGTGCTCGTACACCGCCGCCCGTACGTCCGCTACCACGCCCCACCCCGCTACGTGCGCCATGTACGAGCGGACAAAGCGCAGCACAACCTGAGCGGCATAGGCCGCCAGTCCCAGCAGCGCCAGCCGCGTCAGGCTGGCCATCTGCTCCGCGCGGACGCCACTCGACGTCACCGTATCGACCATCGTTTTCACGACCCAGGGAACAACAAGGCGGACGGCCGTCAGCAGGAACATACTGACGACCGTCCAGATGAGAGGCCAGGTGTATTTCCTGGCAAAGCGAAACACAAAGCGCAACGGCCTCATCACGCGCCTCCTGCGGCTGCCGCCTTTGACTGCACTTCGTCTGCTACCAGCATCCCGTCCCTGAGTCGGATCAGCCGCCTGGCTCTGGCGCTGACCGTGGGGTCATGGGTCACGATGATCAGTGTGAGCCCCTGCTCCGCGTTCAACCGCTCCAGGATCCCCATCAACTCCTGTCCGGACTTGGAATCCAGGTTGCCGGTGGGCTCGTCGGCCAGGAGCATGAACGGATCATTGATCAGTGCCCTGGCCACTGCCACTCTCTGCTGTTCGCCGCCGGAGAGCTCGGTCGGGCGGTGCTTGAGCCGACCGGCCAGCCCGACGCTGCCCAGCAGTTCCGCGGCCCGCTTCTGGTCGCCCCTGCCGGCGGTATAGTAGTGCGGCAGCTCCACGTTCCGCACTGCGCTAAAGCGCTTGAGCAGCGAATAGTCCTGAAACACAAAGCCGATGCCTGTCCCCCTGAGCCGCGACAACTGCGCGTCTCCCAGACTGCGTACGTCCTTGCCACGCAAGCGGTACGTCCCCTGCGTGGGCAGGTCCAGGCAGCCCAGCAGGTTCAGCAGAGTGCTCTTGCCCGACCCCGACGGTCCCACAATGGCCAGATACTCGCCCTGCGCGATGCTCAGGTCGAGGTTCTTGAGCGCGGGCACGGTCACTTTGCCCATGCGGTACTCTTTACCCACATCGACCATTTCGACCAGTGTCTTGCCAACTTCGTTCATCGTCGGCTATCCTCTCCGCAGGGCCGCGGTCGGCTGAAGCGACGCGGCTCGCCAAGCCGGGTAGATGCTGGCCAACACACCCACGATGAGCGAGACAATCACTGCGATGGCGACGACCTCCGCCGACACAGTGGCCATACCCTTGACCTGTTCGATGAGCCGACTGGCAACATAGGAACCGCCCAGCCCCAGTGCGAGACCGCCCGCCCCGCCGAGCAGGGCAATCAGCACACCCTCGCTGAGAAACTGCAGCAGGATATCGCTCTTTTCCGCACCAACCGAGCGTCTGAGGCCGATCTCCCAGGTGCGCTCCGCCACCCCGACCAGCATGATGTTCATCAGCCCGATGCTGCCCACCACCAGCGAGATCCCGGCAATGGCCGACAGGATCACCGTGATCGTCCGGATAATGGCCATGCTCTCTTCGCTCCATTGCAGGGTGTCCTGCACCATAAAGTCCTCCGGCGACCCGGCGGCGATGCCCCGTCTTGCCCTGAGGATAGTGTTGATCTCGGCCACGGCCGTCTTGCGCCGTGCCGAGTCGCGGTCGTCCACCCGCGCCGCAATGTAGCTGATGATGGTCTTGCCCTCCGTGGACAGGCGCATCTGAGCGGTATGCAGCGGCAGCAGCACGGCGCGGTTGGCAATGCCCACGACTCCCGGCCTTCGGCTTGTCACCCCGATGATGGTAAAGACCTGCGGCACGTCGGATTGCACGATTCTTAGGGTTTCGCCCACTGGATTGGCCCCTTTGCCCCATACCTGGTCCACCAGGCTCTCGTCGAGCACCACCACTGCCGCGGCCTGGTCGTTGTCCTCCAGCGTGACAAAGCGCCCGTACTTCATCGTCGTCCGAAACACGGTCAGGTACTCGGGCAGCACGCCGTCGATACCCGGGTTTGGCACGTATTGCCCCTTGTAGATGACCTGTGCCCAGCCCTCGTAGAGTGGCGTGATCGCCACTACCCTGGTGGCCAGCCGGCGCAGCGCTTCCACGTCCTGGGCTTCCAGGCCCCTCGGCTGAGATTGCTGAGGCACACCCGGCCCAGGGAGAGCCGCCCCCTTGACGCTTGCGGCAAGGGAGGACGCCTCCATCTCAAGAGGCATCACACCCATGTACGGCATGAACTGCGGGCGAATCTCCACCGTCCCGGCTGACCAGGCCTCCATCTGCTCCTGAGTGGAGCGGCGCAGGCCGTTGCCGAGCGACACGATCATGATTACCGCCCCCACGCCGATGACCACACCGAGCATGGTCAGGCCAGAGCGCAGCTTGTTCGTCCGTAGCCCGAGCAGGGCAAACCAGAAGTTGACCAGTCTCCTCATAATGACCTCACGCTATGCAGGATCCTCACAGGATATCCTTGTCCGCGCCTATTGCCAGCGCGGCCTGATCGGCGACTGCAGCACGACTCGCACCAGCTCACCCTCGGCCAGGCCCTCGACGATCTCCGTCTCGATGCCGTCGCTGACGCCGGTCTTGACCGCGCGACGGTTGGCCCGGCCCTTTTCGACCACGAGCACGAATGTACCCTCCAGGTCCCTCTGTACGGCCATGGTGGGCACCTTGAGCACATTCTCTTTGCGGTCCAGAGGAACAGCAACGTTCGCCGACATGCCCACGCGCAACTGCAGGTCGCCTGGCTCGAACGTCACCGGCACGTTGAACACGGTGATGCCATTCTGATAGGTGCCATAGCGCGGGATTTCACCAAGCTGACCGGGCACGCTCTCCCCGGGGAAGGCGTCAAAGGTCAGCGTAACATCCTGCCCTTCGGTGAGCCGGCCAATGTCCATCTCATTTGCCGCCGCTTTCACTCGCAACGATTCGGCGCTCATCAACGTCAGGAGCGACTGCCCCGGCGCAACCGTGGCCCCGGGAGCCACCGTGACCTCTCCGATGACCCCCGTGAAGGGCGCCACGATGGTCGCCTCTTTCACGCTGGCTTCAGCGTCGGCGGCCCGCCGCTGTAGCTTGACTACCTGGGCCTGGGCCTTGGCCACATCGGGGTCCACGTCGCCCTCTTCCAGGGCGCGCAGGCGGTCCTGAAGCTGCTGCACCCTGGCCTGGGCCTGCTGAACGGCCGCCTGATGCTTCTCGAGTTCGATGGCTGCGCTTCCAGCCGCGATCTCTTTCACCAGCACATCAACGTCTCGCCTGGCCTGCTCCACCTTCTGCTCGGCTGCTCGCACGTCCATATCATGTCGCAGCAGAGCTTGATTGTAGGTCTCTCGAGTGTTCAACATGACGATGCGCAGCAGCCACTCGCGGTCGCGATCCTCTTCGCTCGGGTGGGTGATCCAGGCATAGGGCCCGTGCTCGATCTCGGCCAGGTCCGCCGTGATACGCTGGCCCTCCAGAGCATCACGGGCTGCTTGGCCATCTCTCGTTTCCACCAGCGCGTCGCGGGCCAGCTCGAGCTCGGCCCTGGCCGTAGCCAAACGGTCAGCAGGTGTTCCCTTGCCCTTCTTGAACCGCTCCAGCTCGCTGCGCGCATCATCCAGCGTTTGACGGGCCTTGCGCAGCTCTTCCTCTAGCGCGATACGCTTGCTCAGCCCGCGGTCCTCCACCAGCCGGTCGAGGTCGTTCCTGGCCGTCAGCAGCTCGCCTCGCACTTTGGCCAGGTCGCGCTGCAATGCGGCCGCATCGAGTTCGATCAGGAGCTGCCCTTGCTGCACCACATCGCCAGGGGTGGCGTAGACCATGGCCACGCGTCCCGCAGCTTCCTGAAAGGAGAGCCGCACCGTGCGCAGGGGCTCGATTGTGCCGCTCAGAAGCAGCGCCTCGGCCAGCGGTCCCCGCGTGACAGCGACATCATTGGTCTGTTCCACCATGAGACCCGGTGTCTGTTGCTTCGGACTGAACAGGTTCTTGGCTCGTGGGTAGGCCCAGACGGCACACAGAAGCAGTGCCAGCAAAGCAACTCCACCCACAATCGCATTCACTCGGCGGCTGCGCCGCTCGTCAATGTCGTACTGGTCGTTTGCCATGATTGGCTCCATTCCGTCACCTGGTCTCAACGCATGTACACGCCGCCGCCATAGGGGCTTGTGGCGGCCACGAGCGGCACCATCACCGTTTCGCCTTCAACCAGCCCGGACAGCACCTCAACCTGGATGCCATCGTTCATCCCCAGTTCGACGGTGCGCTGCTCGATGCCGTTGTCCTTGCGGCGCACGTCGACGTAGGTTTCTCCCATCTGGTTGTAGCGGACTGACGCCGAGGGGATGGTCAGTACGTTATGGCGCTCGCCGATGAGGATGCGGGCGTTGCCGTACATCCCCAGCCGAATGGCCGATTCGCCTGGCTCCAGCGTGGTGACGACCTGGTAGTAGGCAATGCCGCTCTGATTGACCACCTGTTGCGGCAGGTCAAGCACCGTCCCAAGGAAGATCTGGCCTGGGTACATATCAAAGGTCACGCGCACTGTCTGCCCCACTTCGACCCGGGGGACATCGACCTCGGTGACCTGCGCCTTGAGTCTCAGCTCGCGGAAATCGGCCAGGAACAGCACCTTCTGGCCGGAAGCCACGGTGTCGTTGGCTCCAACGTACAGCGCCACCACCGTGCCATCGAAGGGAGCGCGCAGCGTGCCCGCATCCACCGACGCCCGCGCCGACTGCATCGCTGCCTGCGCTGCCTCATAGGCGGTGCGCGCAGCCTCAACCGCTCCGCTCTCGCCGCCGGCCTTGAGTGCATCGACTTTGGCCTGAGCCGTAGCCAGGGCCTCCACAGCCGCGCGGTAGGCCAGTCTGGCCGCAGCGGCCGGATCGTCTTTTGCCTGGAGCGCCCGGTCGAGGTCCTCTTGAGCGCGCGCCAGCTCCCGCTGTTTGCTCTGAACCGCGTCGCGTTCCTTCTCCAGGGCCTGCCCGCGCGCGGTGCGCGCCTTGTTCAAGGCTCTTTCTGTTTCGGCCAGGCTTTTCTGCGTCTCCGCCCGCTGCGGATCATCGGGGGACATATCGCGCAGCACACGCTGGCGAAAGGCCTGGTCGTATTCGAGCCGTCGGATTTCTGCCTGCCCTTCACCGATCTCTTTGAGGCGCAGCTCGTCCTGAGCCACGCGCAGCGCAAACGCCGCGTCAGCCACTTGCTGCTTGAGCGGGCCTGTGCCACTCTCTTCGGCCAGAGTCAGCGCCATTTTGGTGTGCTCGGCCCCGTACTGTGCCATCGCCAGGTCGGCCTCGGCCCTGGCCAGCTCACCCTGTCCTGAGCCCTTCTGCGCCGCCTGCAGTGCCGCCTCGGCGGCCTTCAGGTCGGCTTCGGCCTCGCGCAGGGTGCGCTGGTATCCGGTAGTGTCCAACTGGAGCAGCTCTTGCCCTGCCTGTACCTCCTGGCCAGTGCGTACGGCCAGGTTCACGATTCGGCCAGAGACGCTGCCCAGATCAAGCTCCAGCGAATGTACCGCGACTACCTGCCCGGCCATCTGCACTACGGTGGCCACAGCGCCGCGCTTTACCTCGACTGCCGACGCATAGGCCTCGCCGGAGCCCGAGTTGCTGCGGCAGGCGGCCGTCAGCAGCAGGATGGCAATCATCAGCAGGGCTCGGCATTTGTGTTGCCAACGCTCTCTCATTGAACAGAATCCTCCCTCAGTAGCGGGTAAATGCACGGGTAGTGGACGTCGTACCGGACGACCTTGTTCCACTGGCGGCGCGGGTCGCGGGCCTGCTGCGGCCAGGGGCGGCCGGCCAGCCACCCCTGTCGAGCCCACTCCTCGTTTGCATGCGCCCTCGTCTCGCCGTGTTCCCGGGCCCGGCGTTCCGTATGGATGACGCTTTCACGCAATCCGCCAGGGAAGTCAACTCCCCTGGCGGATCTGTCACCTCGAGCTGGTGCATCGGTGCAGTCCTTCTCGGGTTGGCGGGCGGGCAGCTTCCTTAGGCTATGGATTGACGGTGGCCGCGCTCACAGCCACTCGTCATAGCCTTCAAGGTGCAGGTCGTCGCACACCGCGCGCAGGTCGCGCCGCAGGTTGGCGTTGAGCCCGATGCCGTCCCTCATGACTCGCTGCACGCTCTCGTATTCCTTCTCCCCGGCCACATAGATGCGCTCGTGACCGGGCTCTTTCCGTGACCCCTGCAACTGGCGCATGATCTGGCCGGTCGTGTGCCGCGACTCTTCCAGCGGCACAAAGTGACCCACATCCACGGCCAGGAAGAAATGGCCCAGCATGAACGGCCTCCTGGCGCCCTTTTCGTCTACTCCCAGCAAATCCTGCAGGAACGCGCCTCCCGCCAGCGACGCCGAAAGGATCTCGACCATCGTGCCCAGACCGTAGCCCTTGTGCCCGCCCATCGCCTCGCCCTGGCCGCCCAGCGGCAAAAAAGCCGCCTGCCCCTTGTCCAGAGCCTTGAGGATCTGCTCGGCATTGGTGGACGGCCGTCCCTGCGCATCGATCAGCCAGCCCTCTGGCACTGGCTTTTCGGCCCTGGCCAGCACTTCGATCTTGCCGCGCTGGGTGATCGGCGTTGCGCCATCGTAGCAGAACGGAAACGGCCCGTCCGACGGTGCGGCAAAGGCGATGGGGTTGGTACCCAGCATGGGCTGCGTACCAAAGGTCGGAGCCATCGCCGGTCGCGCGTTGGTCACCGTGAGGCCGATCATTCCTTCCTCGGCCGCCATCAGCGAGTAGTAGCCAGCGATGCCAAAATGCGTCGAGTTGCGCACTGCGGCCGCGCCGAGCCCGTATCGCCTGGCCTTGCCGATAGCCATTCTCATCGCGCGGTAGGCGATGACGTGCCCCATCCCATGGTGCCCGTCGAGCACCACCGTCGTCTCCGTCTCGCGCACGACCTCCAGGACGGTGACCGGCAACTGGATGCCCAGCCTGATGCGGTCGCAGTAGTACTTGAGCCTTCCGATGCCGTGCGATTCGATGCCGCGCAGGTCGGAGGAGATGAGCACGTCAACGCAAATGCTCGCATCGTCCCCCGGCACACCCAGGGCGACAAAGGCGTCCTGTATCAGTCGCTTCGCTGCTCCGACCGGGAGGCGAACCTCCTCACCTGCTCGCCCAGGCGCTATTTCGGGATGCGCCACTGGTGGTATTCTTCTTTCAGCACCGCACTGGTCACGCCAGGCAAGAGCTCCTCCGCCTCAACGACCAGTTCGTTGTAGAAGCGATCCGCTACCTCATAAAAGCCGTGCCACTGCACA includes the following:
- the yjmC gene encoding putative oxidoreductase YjmC, whose protein sequence is MAHPEIAPGRAGEEVRLPVGAAKRLIQDAFVALGVPGDDASICVDVLISSDLRGIESHGIGRLKYYCDRIRLGIQLPVTVLEVVRETETTVVLDGHHGMGHVIAYRAMRMAIGKARRYGLGAAAVRNSTHFGIAGYYSLMAAEEGMIGLTVTNARPAMAPTFGTQPMLGTNPIAFAAPSDGPFPFCYDGATPITQRGKIEVLARAEKPVPEGWLIDAQGRPSTNAEQILKALDKGQAAFLPLGGQGEAMGGHKGYGLGTMVEILSASLAGGAFLQDLLGVDEKGARRPFMLGHFFLAVDVGHFVPLEESRHTTGQIMRQLQGSRKEPGHERIYVAGEKEYESVQRVMRDGIGLNANLRRDLRAVCDDLHLEGYDEWL
- the macB_6 gene encoding Macrolide export ATP-binding/permease protein MacB, with the protein product MRRLVNFWFALLGLRTNKLRSGLTMLGVVIGVGAVIMIVSLGNGLRRSTQEQMEAWSAGTVEIRPQFMPYMGVMPLEMEASSLAASVKGAALPGPGVPQQSQPRGLEAQDVEALRRLATRVVAITPLYEGWAQVIYKGQYVPNPGIDGVLPEYLTVFRTTMKYGRFVTLEDNDQAAAVVVLDESLVDQVWGKGANPVGETLRIVQSDVPQVFTIIGVTSRRPGVVGIANRAVLLPLHTAQMRLSTEGKTIISYIAARVDDRDSARRKTAVAEINTILRARRGIAAGSPEDFMVQDTLQWSEESMAIIRTITVILSAIAGISLVVGSIGLMNIMLVGVAERTWEIGLRRSVGAEKSDILLQFLSEGVLIALLGGAGGLALGLGGSYVASRLIEQVKGMATVSAEVVAIAVIVSLIVGVLASIYPAWRAASLQPTAALRRG
- the macA_5 gene encoding Macrolide export protein MacA, which encodes MRERWQHKCRALLMIAILLLTAACRSNSGSGEAYASAVEVKRGAVATVVQMAGQVVAVHSLELDLGSVSGRIVNLAVRTGQEVQAGQELLQLDTTGYQRTLREAEADLKAAEAALQAAQKGSGQGELARAEADLAMAQYGAEHTKMALTLAEESGTGPLKQQVADAAFALRVAQDELRLKEIGEGQAEIRRLEYDQAFRQRVLRDMSPDDPQRAETQKSLAETERALNKARTARGQALEKERDAVQSKQRELARAQEDLDRALQAKDDPAAAARLAYRAAVEALATAQAKVDALKAGGESGAVEAARTAYEAAQAAMQSARASVDAGTLRAPFDGTVVALYVGANDTVASGQKVLFLADFRELRLKAQVTEVDVPRVEVGQTVRVTFDMYPGQIFLGTVLDLPQQVVNQSGIAYYQVVTTLEPGESAIRLGMYGNARILIGERHNVLTIPSASVRYNQMGETYVDVRRKDNGIEQRTVELGMNDGIQVEVLSGLVEGETVMVPLVAATSPYGGGVYMR
- the macA_4 gene encoding Macrolide export protein MacA; this encodes MANDQYDIDERRSRRVNAIVGGVALLALLLCAVWAYPRAKNLFSPKQQTPGLMVEQTNDVAVTRGPLAEALLLSGTIEPLRTVRLSFQEAAGRVAMVYATPGDVVQQGQLLIELDAAALQRDLAKVRGELLTARNDLDRLVEDRGLSKRIALEEELRKARQTLDDARSELERFKKGKGTPADRLATARAELELARDALVETRDGQAARDALEGQRITADLAEIEHGPYAWITHPSEEDRDREWLLRIVMLNTRETYNQALLRHDMDVRAAEQKVEQARRDVDVLVKEIAAGSAAIELEKHQAAVQQAQARVQQLQDRLRALEEGDVDPDVAKAQAQVVKLQRRAADAEASVKEATIVAPFTGVIGEVTVAPGATVAPGQSLLTLMSAESLRVKAAANEMDIGRLTEGQDVTLTFDAFPGESVPGQLGEIPRYGTYQNGITVFNVPVTFEPGDLQLRVGMSANVAVPLDRKENVLKVPTMAVQRDLEGTFVLVVEKGRANRRAVKTGVSDGIETEIVEGLAEGELVRVVLQSPIRPRWQ
- the macB_5 gene encoding Macrolide export ATP-binding/permease protein MacB; this translates as MNEVGKTLVEMVDVGKEYRMGKVTVPALKNLDLSIAQGEYLAIVGPSGSGKSTLLNLLGCLDLPTQGTYRLRGKDVRSLGDAQLSRLRGTGIGFVFQDYSLLKRFSAVRNVELPHYYTAGRGDQKRAAELLGSVGLAGRLKHRPTELSGGEQQRVAVARALINDPFMLLADEPTGNLDSKSGQELMGILERLNAEQGLTLIIVTHDPTVSARARRLIRLRDGMLVADEVQSKAAAAGGA